A section of the Oncorhynchus gorbuscha isolate QuinsamMale2020 ecotype Even-year linkage group LG04, OgorEven_v1.0, whole genome shotgun sequence genome encodes:
- the sall1a gene encoding sal-like protein 1a isoform X2 — protein sequence MNDMVNNTDQAECSDLLEHNALDKEESMDFDVSGINVHPGHDNDGGSSHMEGGSNINMNTDEGNDHSSSKNSSGPAPGPSSVSAPQLPPLGNLTDLGSISMINSNVIIENLQSTKVAVAQFTQETQRSSGSGSGGPRVAVPALMEQLLGLQQQQIHQLQLIEQIRHQILLLASQSPEMQVPPSISTPGGSLGPSANPLTTLSSHLSQQLAAAAGLAQSLASQSASISSLKQLAERAQLPQSNNPSSGESSQSISSLGSSTVNNSQSSSDKRPIHAISSNLHSQLSNPSHTKSSMPAFGIGSLLNPVTNPHLPQPPSGNHLFSSSLPSIGTTVEDLNSLAALAQRKGKSPTSFEPKSSSEEAFFKHKCRFCAKVFGSDSALQIHLRSHTGERPYKCNICGNRFSTRGNLKVHFQRHKEKYPHVQMNPYPVPEHLDNIPTSTGIPYGMSMPPEKPVTSWLDSKPVLSTLTSSVGMLLPPTIPSLPPFIKKEDHSVAITSPPISTKTDSGRDAAEPSMKSNDGLSEEAATLPTSNGKTEEGSHSSSFMASVSSESERNTEYTTSNSPPMMTNPLMPLMSEHFKAKFPFGGLLDPLQGSETSKLQQLVENIDRKLTDPNECVICHRVLSCQSALKMHYRTHTGERPFKCKVCGRAFTTKGNLKTHYTVHRAMPPLRVHHSCPICQKKFTNAVVLQQHIRMHMGGQIPNTPLPDSYPESMGSDTGSFDERNFDENFDDLDNFSDDDMEGMEGVEGMEDGPDSSVPDTPKSGDASQDSLCNSPSHPEMVVQDGQEKNHHAHHNVYHNTHHDIDYRIHHNNHHNNQLNSHHDNQHHNHHNPHQRLVEELQASRMKAMGNGGSMEGDCLTNDSSSLGGDIESPRAGSPAVSESTSSMQPPSPTNGHPQHQRKSPSLEERQERQERQERHQRAMSLDHISASLMQHHPSSIGALDLTSCNPSKDPLGMLFPFRERGTFKNTACDICGKTFACQSALDIHYRSHTKERPFICTACNRGFSTKGNLKQHMLTHQMRDLPSQLFKPSNTSLSSSPTPSLLSVNSLSSMIKSEVNGFLHGLHHHQDHHRDHHRDHHRDHHRDHQERDHRKDMPSNMPHGLVTTSASTSPVLSTSAPPRRTPKQHYCNTCGKTFSSSSALQIHERTHTGEKPFACHICGRAFTTKGNLKVHMGTHMWNSAPARRGRRLSVDGSMAFLGTNPVKFPEIFQKDMVSRVGNGDPASFWNQYAAAFSNGLAMKSNEISVIQNGGLPSLSGSMGNGGSSPVGGLTGNLEKLHSTETSAALAGLEKMANAENGTHFRFTRFMEDNKEIATN from the exons ATGAATGACATGGTTAATAACACTGATCAAGCAGAGTGCAGTGACCTTTTGGAGCATAACGCTCTCGACAAAGAAGAATCCATGGACTTCGACGTTTCTGGAATCAACGTTCATCCTGGTCACGACAATGATGGAGGCAGCAGCCACATGGAGGGAGGCAGTAACATCAACATGAACACGGACGAGGGTAATGACCACAGTTCCAGCAAGAACAGCTCCGGACCAGCACCGGGCCCCTCGTCAGTCTCTGCCCCCCAGCTACCTCCGCTTGGAAACCTGACTGACCTGGGGAGCATCTCTATGATCAACAGCAATGTCATCATCGAAAACCTGCAGAGCACCAAAGTGGCTGTGGCCCAGTTCACCCAGGAGACGCAGCGCTCCTCTGGGTCTGGGTCCGGGGGCCCCAGGGTGGCAGTGCCAGCCCTGATGGAGCAACTCCTGGGCCTGCAGCAGCAACAGATCCACCAGCTGCAGCTCATTGAACAGATCCGTCACCAGATCCTGCTACTGGCCTCCCAGTCCCCTGAAATGCAGGTGCCCCCCAGCATCTCCACACCAGGAGGCTCGTTGGGGCCGTCAGCCAACCCACTGACCACGCTCAGCTCCCATCTCTCACAGCAGCTGGCTGCAGCTGCGGGCTTAGCACAGAGCCTGGCCAGCCAGTCTGCCAGCATCAGCAGCCTGAAGCAGCTGGCTGAAAGGGCGCAGCTACCTCAGAGCAACAATCCCAGCAGCGGTGAATCATCTCAGAGCATCAGCTCACTGGGGTCGTCCACAGTCAACAACTCCCAGTCGTCCTCTGACAAGAGGCCAATACATGCGATCAGCAGCAACCTCCACTCTCAGCTCAGTAACCCATCACACACTAAGTCATCCATGCCAGCCTTTGGGATAGGTAGCCTGTTGAACCCTGTAACTAATCCACATCTACCTCAGCCCCCATCTGGAAACCACCTGTTTTCCAGCTCCCTGCCCAGTATTGGCACCACAGTGGAGGACCTCAACTCTCTGGCTGCGCTGGCCCAGAGGAAAGGCAAGTCACCAACTTCATTTGAACCCAAGAGCAGCTCAGAGGAGGCGTTCTTCAAGCATAAGTGCAGATTTTGTGCCAAGGTGTTCGGGAGTGACAGTGCTTTGCAGATCCACCTGCGATCTCACACAGGTGAGAGGCCGTACAAGTGTAACATCTGTGGCAATCGCTTCTCCACCCGCGGTAACTTGAAGGTCCACTTCCAGCGTCATAAAGAGAAGTATCCACATGTTCAGATGAATCCATACCCTGTCCCCGAGCATTTAGACAATATTCCAACGAGCACCGGCATTCCATATGGTATGTCAATGCCTCCAGAGAAGCCTGTGACCAGCTGGCTGGACAGCAAGCCTGTTCTCTCCACTCTGACCTCATCAGTGGGCATGCTGCTCCCACCAACCATACCCAGCCTGCCGCCATTCATTAAAAAAGAGGATCATTCGGTAGCCATAACCAGCCCCCCCATTTCGACAAAGACTGACTCCGGTCGTGACGCTGCTGAGCCATCAATGAAAAGCAACGACGGGTTGTCTGAAGAAGCTGCGACCCTGCCTACATCAAACGGGAAAACTGAAGAGGGCAGTCACTCGTCGAGCTTCATGGCGAGCGTGAGCTCTGAGTCTGAGCGCAACACAGAATACACAACCTCCAACAGCCCACCTATGATGACCAACCCTCTTATGCCCCTCATGTCTGAGCATTTCAAGGCTAAGTTCCCGTTCGGGGGCCTCTTGGACCCCCTCCAGGGGTCGGAGACCTCCAAGCTGCAGCAGCTGGTGGAGAACATCGACAGGAAGTTGACGGACCCCAATGAGTGTGTCATCTGCCACCGTGTGCTCAGCTGTCAGAGCGCTCTGAAAATGCACTACCGTACTCACACTGGAGAGAGGCCCTTCAAGTGTAAAGTGTGTGGCAGAGCCTTCACCACCAAAGGGAACCTGAAGACCCACTACACCGTCCACCGGGCCATGCCTCCACTCAGGGTCCATCACTCCTGCCCCATCTGCCAGAAGAAGTTCACCAATGCAGTGGTCCTGCAGCAGCACATCCGAATGCACATGGGAGGGCAGATCCCAAACACCCCACTGCCAGACAGCTACCCTGAGTCCATGGGCTCCGACACAGGCTCCTTTGATGAGAGGAACTTCGATGAGAACTTCGATGACCTGGACAACTTCTCTGATGATGatatggaggggatggaaggagtagAAGGGATGGAAGATGGCCCTGACAGCAGCGTCCCAGACACCCCTAAGTCAGGTGACGCCTCCCAAGACAGCCTGTGCAATTCCCCCTCTCACCCCGAGATGGTCGTCCAGGACGGGCAGGAGAAAAATCATCATGCCCATCACAATGTCTACCACAATACCCACCATGATATTGACTATAGAatccaccacaacaaccaccataATAATCAGCTTAACAGCCACCATGACAATCAGCATCACAACCACCATAACCCCCACCAGAGGCTGGTAGAGGAGCTACAGGCCAGCAGAATGAAGGCCATGGGGAATGGAGGTTCAATGGAAGGGGACTGCCTAACTAACGACTCCTCATCCCTAGGTGGGGACATCGAGAGCCCGCGTGCCGGGAGTCCAGCAGTGTCAGAATCTACCTCTTCCATGCAGCCCCCATCCCCCACCAATGGGCACCCCCAACATCAACGTAAATCCCCCAGCTTggaggaaagacaggagaggcaggagagacaggagaggcacCAGAGGGCTATGTCCCTGGATCACATCAGTGCCAGCCTCATGCAGCATCACCCTTCTAGCATCGGGGCCCTGGACCTGACATCCTGCAACCCGTCTAAAGACCCACTGGGCATGCTCTTCCCATTCCGTGAGCGTGGCACGTTCAAGAACACGGCCTGTGACATCTGTGGGAAAACGTTTGCATGTCAGAGTGCCTTGGACATTCACTACCGAAGCCATACCAAAGAGAGACCGTTCATTTGCACAGCCTGTAACCGGGGCTTCTCGACCAAGGGCAACCTGAAGCAGCACATGCTCACCCACCAGATGAGGGACTTGCCCTCGCAGCTCTTCAAACCCTCTAACACCAGCCTCTCCTCCAGTccgaccccctccctcctctctgtgaaCTCCCTGTCCTCCATGATCAAATCAGAGGTCAACGGCTTCCTCCAtggcctccatcaccaccaggaCCACCACAGGGACCACCACAGGGACCACCACAGGGATCACCACAGGGACCACCAGGAACGAGATCACCGTAAGGACATGCCCAGCAACATGCCCCATGGCCTGGTGACCACCTCGGCCTCTACATCCCCAGTGCTCTCGACCTCTGCCCCTCCACGCCGGACACCCAAGCAGCACTACTGCAACACTTGTGGGAagaccttctcctcctccagcgCTCTGCAGATACATGAGAGGACCCACACTGGGGAGAAGCCCTTCGCCTGCCACATCTGTGGTCGGGCTTTCACCACCAAAGGAAATCTCAAG gtTCATATGGGCACACACATGTGGAACAGCGCCCCTGCCAGACGCGGCCGCAGGCTCTCTGTAGACGGCTCCATGGCCTTCCTGGGCACCAACCCTGTCAAGTTCCCAGagatcttccagaaggacatggTGTCTAGGGTGGGCAACGGAGACCCGGCTAGCTTCTGGAACCAGTACGCTGCAGCCTTCTCCAACGGCCTGGCCATGAAGTCCAACGAGATCTCTGTCATCCAGAACGGAGGCCTGCCGTCTCTGTCGGGGAGCATGGGGAACGGGGGCAGCTCGCCCGTGGGCGGCCTCACAGGCAACCTGGAGAAGCTGCACAGTACAGAAACCAGTGCCGCACTGGCTGGGCTGGAGAAAATGGCCAATGCCGAGAACGGGACCCACTTCCGATTCACACGTTTCATGGAGGACAACAAAGAGATTGCCACCAACTAG
- the sall1a gene encoding sal-like protein 1a isoform X1: protein MSRRKQAKPQHFQSDPHLALSEHNGDTEEPCSEEDPPCKESDAHVCSRCCAEFFELSDLEQHQKNCTKNQLVLIVNENPASPSGSFSPGSPPHNPDEQMNDMVNNTDQAECSDLLEHNALDKEESMDFDVSGINVHPGHDNDGGSSHMEGGSNINMNTDEGNDHSSSKNSSGPAPGPSSVSAPQLPPLGNLTDLGSISMINSNVIIENLQSTKVAVAQFTQETQRSSGSGSGGPRVAVPALMEQLLGLQQQQIHQLQLIEQIRHQILLLASQSPEMQVPPSISTPGGSLGPSANPLTTLSSHLSQQLAAAAGLAQSLASQSASISSLKQLAERAQLPQSNNPSSGESSQSISSLGSSTVNNSQSSSDKRPIHAISSNLHSQLSNPSHTKSSMPAFGIGSLLNPVTNPHLPQPPSGNHLFSSSLPSIGTTVEDLNSLAALAQRKGKSPTSFEPKSSSEEAFFKHKCRFCAKVFGSDSALQIHLRSHTGERPYKCNICGNRFSTRGNLKVHFQRHKEKYPHVQMNPYPVPEHLDNIPTSTGIPYGMSMPPEKPVTSWLDSKPVLSTLTSSVGMLLPPTIPSLPPFIKKEDHSVAITSPPISTKTDSGRDAAEPSMKSNDGLSEEAATLPTSNGKTEEGSHSSSFMASVSSESERNTEYTTSNSPPMMTNPLMPLMSEHFKAKFPFGGLLDPLQGSETSKLQQLVENIDRKLTDPNECVICHRVLSCQSALKMHYRTHTGERPFKCKVCGRAFTTKGNLKTHYTVHRAMPPLRVHHSCPICQKKFTNAVVLQQHIRMHMGGQIPNTPLPDSYPESMGSDTGSFDERNFDENFDDLDNFSDDDMEGMEGVEGMEDGPDSSVPDTPKSGDASQDSLCNSPSHPEMVVQDGQEKNHHAHHNVYHNTHHDIDYRIHHNNHHNNQLNSHHDNQHHNHHNPHQRLVEELQASRMKAMGNGGSMEGDCLTNDSSSLGGDIESPRAGSPAVSESTSSMQPPSPTNGHPQHQRKSPSLEERQERQERQERHQRAMSLDHISASLMQHHPSSIGALDLTSCNPSKDPLGMLFPFRERGTFKNTACDICGKTFACQSALDIHYRSHTKERPFICTACNRGFSTKGNLKQHMLTHQMRDLPSQLFKPSNTSLSSSPTPSLLSVNSLSSMIKSEVNGFLHGLHHHQDHHRDHHRDHHRDHHRDHQERDHRKDMPSNMPHGLVTTSASTSPVLSTSAPPRRTPKQHYCNTCGKTFSSSSALQIHERTHTGEKPFACHICGRAFTTKGNLKVHMGTHMWNSAPARRGRRLSVDGSMAFLGTNPVKFPEIFQKDMVSRVGNGDPASFWNQYAAAFSNGLAMKSNEISVIQNGGLPSLSGSMGNGGSSPVGGLTGNLEKLHSTETSAALAGLEKMANAENGTHFRFTRFMEDNKEIATN, encoded by the exons ATGTCGCGGAGGAAACAAGCAAAGCCGCAACATTTCCAATCGGACCCTCATCTGGCTTTATCCGAGCACAATG GGGACACAGAAGAGCCCTGCTCGGAGGAAGACCCCCCCTGCAAGGAGTCAGATGCCCATGTCTGTAGCAGATGTTGTGCTGAGTTCTTTGAACTATCAGATCTTGAACAACACCAGAAGAATTGCACTAAGAATCAATTAGTTCTGATAGTGAATGAGAATCCTGCCTCTCCTTCCGGAAGCTTCTCGCCTGGCTCCCCTCCACATAATCCTGATGAGCAGATGAATGACATGGTTAATAACACTGATCAAGCAGAGTGCAGTGACCTTTTGGAGCATAACGCTCTCGACAAAGAAGAATCCATGGACTTCGACGTTTCTGGAATCAACGTTCATCCTGGTCACGACAATGATGGAGGCAGCAGCCACATGGAGGGAGGCAGTAACATCAACATGAACACGGACGAGGGTAATGACCACAGTTCCAGCAAGAACAGCTCCGGACCAGCACCGGGCCCCTCGTCAGTCTCTGCCCCCCAGCTACCTCCGCTTGGAAACCTGACTGACCTGGGGAGCATCTCTATGATCAACAGCAATGTCATCATCGAAAACCTGCAGAGCACCAAAGTGGCTGTGGCCCAGTTCACCCAGGAGACGCAGCGCTCCTCTGGGTCTGGGTCCGGGGGCCCCAGGGTGGCAGTGCCAGCCCTGATGGAGCAACTCCTGGGCCTGCAGCAGCAACAGATCCACCAGCTGCAGCTCATTGAACAGATCCGTCACCAGATCCTGCTACTGGCCTCCCAGTCCCCTGAAATGCAGGTGCCCCCCAGCATCTCCACACCAGGAGGCTCGTTGGGGCCGTCAGCCAACCCACTGACCACGCTCAGCTCCCATCTCTCACAGCAGCTGGCTGCAGCTGCGGGCTTAGCACAGAGCCTGGCCAGCCAGTCTGCCAGCATCAGCAGCCTGAAGCAGCTGGCTGAAAGGGCGCAGCTACCTCAGAGCAACAATCCCAGCAGCGGTGAATCATCTCAGAGCATCAGCTCACTGGGGTCGTCCACAGTCAACAACTCCCAGTCGTCCTCTGACAAGAGGCCAATACATGCGATCAGCAGCAACCTCCACTCTCAGCTCAGTAACCCATCACACACTAAGTCATCCATGCCAGCCTTTGGGATAGGTAGCCTGTTGAACCCTGTAACTAATCCACATCTACCTCAGCCCCCATCTGGAAACCACCTGTTTTCCAGCTCCCTGCCCAGTATTGGCACCACAGTGGAGGACCTCAACTCTCTGGCTGCGCTGGCCCAGAGGAAAGGCAAGTCACCAACTTCATTTGAACCCAAGAGCAGCTCAGAGGAGGCGTTCTTCAAGCATAAGTGCAGATTTTGTGCCAAGGTGTTCGGGAGTGACAGTGCTTTGCAGATCCACCTGCGATCTCACACAGGTGAGAGGCCGTACAAGTGTAACATCTGTGGCAATCGCTTCTCCACCCGCGGTAACTTGAAGGTCCACTTCCAGCGTCATAAAGAGAAGTATCCACATGTTCAGATGAATCCATACCCTGTCCCCGAGCATTTAGACAATATTCCAACGAGCACCGGCATTCCATATGGTATGTCAATGCCTCCAGAGAAGCCTGTGACCAGCTGGCTGGACAGCAAGCCTGTTCTCTCCACTCTGACCTCATCAGTGGGCATGCTGCTCCCACCAACCATACCCAGCCTGCCGCCATTCATTAAAAAAGAGGATCATTCGGTAGCCATAACCAGCCCCCCCATTTCGACAAAGACTGACTCCGGTCGTGACGCTGCTGAGCCATCAATGAAAAGCAACGACGGGTTGTCTGAAGAAGCTGCGACCCTGCCTACATCAAACGGGAAAACTGAAGAGGGCAGTCACTCGTCGAGCTTCATGGCGAGCGTGAGCTCTGAGTCTGAGCGCAACACAGAATACACAACCTCCAACAGCCCACCTATGATGACCAACCCTCTTATGCCCCTCATGTCTGAGCATTTCAAGGCTAAGTTCCCGTTCGGGGGCCTCTTGGACCCCCTCCAGGGGTCGGAGACCTCCAAGCTGCAGCAGCTGGTGGAGAACATCGACAGGAAGTTGACGGACCCCAATGAGTGTGTCATCTGCCACCGTGTGCTCAGCTGTCAGAGCGCTCTGAAAATGCACTACCGTACTCACACTGGAGAGAGGCCCTTCAAGTGTAAAGTGTGTGGCAGAGCCTTCACCACCAAAGGGAACCTGAAGACCCACTACACCGTCCACCGGGCCATGCCTCCACTCAGGGTCCATCACTCCTGCCCCATCTGCCAGAAGAAGTTCACCAATGCAGTGGTCCTGCAGCAGCACATCCGAATGCACATGGGAGGGCAGATCCCAAACACCCCACTGCCAGACAGCTACCCTGAGTCCATGGGCTCCGACACAGGCTCCTTTGATGAGAGGAACTTCGATGAGAACTTCGATGACCTGGACAACTTCTCTGATGATGatatggaggggatggaaggagtagAAGGGATGGAAGATGGCCCTGACAGCAGCGTCCCAGACACCCCTAAGTCAGGTGACGCCTCCCAAGACAGCCTGTGCAATTCCCCCTCTCACCCCGAGATGGTCGTCCAGGACGGGCAGGAGAAAAATCATCATGCCCATCACAATGTCTACCACAATACCCACCATGATATTGACTATAGAatccaccacaacaaccaccataATAATCAGCTTAACAGCCACCATGACAATCAGCATCACAACCACCATAACCCCCACCAGAGGCTGGTAGAGGAGCTACAGGCCAGCAGAATGAAGGCCATGGGGAATGGAGGTTCAATGGAAGGGGACTGCCTAACTAACGACTCCTCATCCCTAGGTGGGGACATCGAGAGCCCGCGTGCCGGGAGTCCAGCAGTGTCAGAATCTACCTCTTCCATGCAGCCCCCATCCCCCACCAATGGGCACCCCCAACATCAACGTAAATCCCCCAGCTTggaggaaagacaggagaggcaggagagacaggagaggcacCAGAGGGCTATGTCCCTGGATCACATCAGTGCCAGCCTCATGCAGCATCACCCTTCTAGCATCGGGGCCCTGGACCTGACATCCTGCAACCCGTCTAAAGACCCACTGGGCATGCTCTTCCCATTCCGTGAGCGTGGCACGTTCAAGAACACGGCCTGTGACATCTGTGGGAAAACGTTTGCATGTCAGAGTGCCTTGGACATTCACTACCGAAGCCATACCAAAGAGAGACCGTTCATTTGCACAGCCTGTAACCGGGGCTTCTCGACCAAGGGCAACCTGAAGCAGCACATGCTCACCCACCAGATGAGGGACTTGCCCTCGCAGCTCTTCAAACCCTCTAACACCAGCCTCTCCTCCAGTccgaccccctccctcctctctgtgaaCTCCCTGTCCTCCATGATCAAATCAGAGGTCAACGGCTTCCTCCAtggcctccatcaccaccaggaCCACCACAGGGACCACCACAGGGACCACCACAGGGATCACCACAGGGACCACCAGGAACGAGATCACCGTAAGGACATGCCCAGCAACATGCCCCATGGCCTGGTGACCACCTCGGCCTCTACATCCCCAGTGCTCTCGACCTCTGCCCCTCCACGCCGGACACCCAAGCAGCACTACTGCAACACTTGTGGGAagaccttctcctcctccagcgCTCTGCAGATACATGAGAGGACCCACACTGGGGAGAAGCCCTTCGCCTGCCACATCTGTGGTCGGGCTTTCACCACCAAAGGAAATCTCAAG gtTCATATGGGCACACACATGTGGAACAGCGCCCCTGCCAGACGCGGCCGCAGGCTCTCTGTAGACGGCTCCATGGCCTTCCTGGGCACCAACCCTGTCAAGTTCCCAGagatcttccagaaggacatggTGTCTAGGGTGGGCAACGGAGACCCGGCTAGCTTCTGGAACCAGTACGCTGCAGCCTTCTCCAACGGCCTGGCCATGAAGTCCAACGAGATCTCTGTCATCCAGAACGGAGGCCTGCCGTCTCTGTCGGGGAGCATGGGGAACGGGGGCAGCTCGCCCGTGGGCGGCCTCACAGGCAACCTGGAGAAGCTGCACAGTACAGAAACCAGTGCCGCACTGGCTGGGCTGGAGAAAATGGCCAATGCCGAGAACGGGACCCACTTCCGATTCACACGTTTCATGGAGGACAACAAAGAGATTGCCACCAACTAG